CTTTCTCTATTGCCTCCGCCAAATGGCAATGCTCTTCTCACTTTCGATCCGCAGTCCTCAGTTTTAATGGTTGTCAACTGCTGAACAGTTTTGGGCTGACACACTCGCTGTCTTCATGAAATCGTGATTTATAAGTCACGCCTCACAAAGCACCATTTCAAATAGTAATTTGGACTTTTCCAGCTTTATGTTTCATTTCCATTCATTTTGTTTCAATATATTATCCCTGCAATTCACAGAAGTAAAAATTATAACAGTGTAGTATACTTATATTGGTAGTTATTCTTTTGAGGCATTGGTGATAGAAGACAAAAATATGAGCAAGGAACAACTCCTCGACGAACTTTCAAAGCTGCGTCAACGAGTTTCTGAATTAGAAAGATCAGAGACTGATATCAAGGGGTCCGGGGAGGAAGCATTAGAAGAAAGCAAGCAGCGTTTCAAAACACTTTTTGAACGTCATCACGCTGTTATGCTATTAATTGAACCTGATTCAGGCAAAATTATTGATGCCAACCATGCAGCATCTCAATTTTATGGATACACACGAGATCAGCTTTCATCTATGAATATTGCTGACATCAATCAGTTGAACCCTTCAGAGATTGCTGAACAACGCAAACGTGCTGAGAGAGAAGAATATAATTATTTTGTATTTCCTCATCGTCTCGCCACCGGAGAAGTTAGAACCGTAGAAGTACATTCAACACCTATAGATGTGCAAGGACAATTATTGCTATTCTCCATTATTCATGACATCACAGACCGAAAAAAAGCTGAGATGGAACTTCAACACTATCAGGAACATTTAGAAGAATTGGTCAAAGAACGTACCGCGGAACTTGATGCAAAAAATAAATTACTCACACAGGAAGTTGCCGAACGTAAGCAGGCGGAAGAAGCGATGGAAAAATATTCACACGATTTGGGCGAGCGTGTAAAAGAACTCAGTTGCCTCCACTCAATTTCTGAGCTTGTTCGTAGAAACGATATTTCTCAGGAAAAAATATTACAAGAGCTTGCCTCTATTCTTTCAAAGGCATATCAATTCCCGGAGATTACCGCATGTTGCATTACCTGGGGTAACAATGAATACAGCACGGCAAACTTCAGGAAAACTACATGGTCGCAAAACCGTACCATTATGGTTCATGGCGAACAGGCAGGAACTATTGAAGTCTGTTACCTTAAAGAACGACAGGAAGAATATGAAGGCCCTTTTTTGGCTGAAGAGCGCCAACTTCTTAATACTGTTGGAGATCTTCTGGGAAGATCCACGGAACGTAAGCAAGCAGAGGAAGAACGGGAGAAGCTTATTGTTGAACTCCAGGAAGCCCTTAATAAAGTAAAAACGTTGAGCGGGTTGCTTCCAATTTGTGCTTCCTGCAAAAAGATACGCAATGACGAAGGTTATTGGGAACAGATAGAGCTATATATAAGAGACCATTCGGAAGCTGAATTCAGTCACAGTATATGCCCGGAATGTGCTGAAAAATTATATCCTGAGTACTATAAAAAAAAGTGAACGAATGTTGTGTTGTACGTTGATTTCATTATGTAATACACGATCAAGGCCGAAAGGCCATATATCCTCTTTGCAGGTGTTATGCCAATTCGGATTCATTGATAGCACCCAGAGGGTACCCGGGCGACGACGACGAGCCGACGCAGGCATTAGCTCACACAGTGAGCGAGAAGGGGAGGCTCCACGTACTTCGTTCGTGGAGGGGGCGACGTGAGCCCCAGAAATAGCGGAGCGTGAGGAGGAGGCAACAAAGTTATATGATTGAAGGCGAATTGGTATTAAAAGAATCACCCCGGTAATGACTTAACAGATGTATTTCTACAGGCAACCATTGTTTCCGGGAAACAGCGCAGCCCTCTGTGCATTACACAAAAAACTGATCAGCCCTTTTTAATATTGATTGTTGCTATTATTGTATGGTAATTTTCATCTAAATGGACGATTTTTATAGAATATCAAGATTACCGCCTTACGGGCTTGGCATTGTAAGAGACCTTATGATAGAAGCCAGAAGAAACAATGAGGATATTATTGACCTTGGTATGGGCAATCCGGATATGGCTACACCTAAGCATATTGTCTCAAAACTCATTGAGGCCGCAAGAAACGTGAAGAACCACAGATATTCCGTAACAAAAGGGATTTATAAATTGCGGCTGGCTATTGCCGATTGGTATAAGAGAAAATATGGTGTTGATGTTGATCCGGAATCCGAGATTGTTGTCAGTATGGGTGCCAAGGAAGGCATAGGGCATCTTGTGCTTGCCACGATCAGTCAAGGAGAAGTAGTGTTTGTACCGGATCCGAGCTATCCTATTCATACATACTCTGTAGTTATTGCGGGCGGTGATTTGAGAATTATTCCTATCCTCCCGAAGGAAGAGTTTTTTGACAGGCTGAGCATGGCAATTAAGACGACATGGCCTAAACCGAAGATGCTGATAATAAGCTTTCCAAACAACCCTACTACCGAGATTGTTGAAATCGACTTTTTTGAGAAGATCGTTGCCTTTGCAAATGAGTATGACCTTATGATACTCCATGATCTGGCTTATGCAGATATAGTATTCGACGGATACCAGGCGCCGAGTTTTTTACAGGTTGAAGGCGCAAAGGATGTTGGTGTTGAATTTTTCTCTCTCTCAAAAAGTTATAATATGCCTGGATGGAGAGTTGGGTTTGCTGTGGGAAATAAAAGAATGATCTCTGCTCTCGGTAGGATTAAGAGTTATTTTGATTATGGTGTATTCCAGCCGATCCAGATTGCCTCTATAATAGCCTTGAACGAAGGCGATGAAGATGTGCAGGAAATTGTTGAAAAATACCGGAGAAGAAGAAATGTACTCTGTGATGGACTGACCCGTTACGGATGGAAAGTAGAAAGACCGAAAGCAACGATGTTTGTCTGGGCAAAAATACCCGATGAGTTTGCAGCAATGGGTTCTCTGGAATTTTCAAAACTTCTGCTGAAGGAAGCCAAAGTAGCAGTCTCCCCGGGCATCGGATTCGGAGAATACGGAGAGGGTTATGTCCGGTTTGCCCTTGTGGAAAACGAACACAGAACCAGACAGGCAGTACAAGGCATCAAAAATCTGTTGTATACCTCAAGCAGGAAATGATAGGCATCGGCATCATAGGTCTCGGAACTGTCGGCGTCGGGACATACAAAATCCTCACAGAACATAATTCTCTATTAAAAGAACGGACAGGATTGGATATAAAGGTTGTCAGGATCGCAGATGTTGATCTTAAAAGAGATAGAGGCATCAGGATAGACAGAAATATCCTTACAAAAGATGCTTATGAGGTCATAAACGATAAAAATGTAGATATTGTTGTTGAGCTTATGGGAGGAATAACCCCGGCTTACGAATACGTTGCCTCTGCCATAGAACATAAAAAATGGGTTGTAACTGCCAATAAAGCCCTCCTTGCCGAAAAAGGGGATGAAATATTCGGTCTTGCTGAAAAAGCGGGCTGTGAGATAGGCTTTGAAGCAAGCGTCTGCGGTGGTATCCCGGTAATAAGAGCAATACGTGACGGCCTCGTCGGAAACAGGATTTATTACATTCTTGGTATCTTAAACGGTACAAGCAACTACATTCTTACTGAAATGACCGAAAAAGGAGTAAGTTTTGGCAATGCGCTGAAGGATGCCCAAAAACTGGGTTTTGCTGAACAGGACCCAACCCTTGATATAGAAGGGATCGATGCAGCCCATAAATTATCCATACTGGTACGTCTGGCTTTTAACTGTCCGATAAAAATGAGTGATATGGTAACGGGCGGAATATCGAAGATTGAGCCGATAGACATAGGATTTGCAAAAGAATTCGGATACAAGATCAAACTCCTTGCACTGGCAAAAGAGGAAAATGATCTCATAGATGCGCGCGTTGAGCCTGCCATGATCCCAATTGGTCATTTGATGAGCAATGTAAACGGAGTTTACAATGCCGTGTATATTGTAGGCGACAGGATCGGTCCCAATCTTTATTATGGAAAGGGAGCCGGCAGTGATCCTACAGGAAGTTCTGTAGTAAGTGATATTGTGGACATGGCTTCGAGGATTAAGGAAAAAAAATCAAAGACACTGGTTCCAAAACAGATCAACAAAAAGCTGAAAATAAGGAAAGGCGAAGATATATCCGTACCTTATTACATGAGAGTTACTGCCCAGGACAGTCCGGGTGTGCTTTCAAAAATTTCCGGAATATTATCGGAATACAATATAAGCATCTCTGCTGTTATCCAGAAGGGTAGAGAGGAGAGAGGCTATGTTCCTATCGTGATGCTTACCCACGAAGCAATAGAAAAAAACCTGAAAGCAGCAAAGGTGAAGATAGATAAACTGCCTTTTATAAAGGGAGAAAGTGTACACATCAGGATCGAGCAAGGACCGGCGTAAGAGCAAAAAACTATAGGTCTTATAAGTAGTCTTATAGGGCCTATAATGATCTTAAAGGCAAGACAAAGACAGGTAAGATGAAATATATAGTTATCATCGGCGATGGTATGGCTGATTTTCCGCTTGATGAACTTGGCGGTAAAACGCCGCTTATGACTGCACATAAACCATATATGGATATGATGGCAAGGGAAGGCGCCTGCGGCAAGGTATTGACTATACCGGAAGGATTTTCCCCGGGGAGCGATGTGGCTTGCATGTCGATATTTGGTTACAGTCCTGCAAAATACTATACAGGAAGGGCACCCATAGAGGCCTCCGGCATGGGCATAAAAATGGGAGAGGCAGATGTGGCATTCAGATGCAACCTTGTTTATCTTACAAATCTCTCCGGCAGTACTATTATGACTGATTACAGCAGCGGCCATATCACAACAGATGAGGCAAGAGTTCTTATAGATGCTCTACAAAGGGAGACAGGCAGCGGCGAATTCACTTTTTTCCCGGGTATCAGCTACAGGCATATCATGTTATGGAATAAGGGCCTCTTCGAAATGGAAACAACACCGCCCCATGATATTACA
This DNA window, taken from Pseudomonadota bacterium, encodes the following:
- a CDS encoding PAS domain S-box protein, with the protein product MIEDKNMSKEQLLDELSKLRQRVSELERSETDIKGSGEEALEESKQRFKTLFERHHAVMLLIEPDSGKIIDANHAASQFYGYTRDQLSSMNIADINQLNPSEIAEQRKRAEREEYNYFVFPHRLATGEVRTVEVHSTPIDVQGQLLLFSIIHDITDRKKAEMELQHYQEHLEELVKERTAELDAKNKLLTQEVAERKQAEEAMEKYSHDLGERVKELSCLHSISELVRRNDISQEKILQELASILSKAYQFPEITACCITWGNNEYSTANFRKTTWSQNRTIMVHGEQAGTIEVCYLKERQEEYEGPFLAEERQLLNTVGDLLGRSTERKQAEEEREKLIVELQEALNKVKTLSGLLPICASCKKIRNDEGYWEQIELYIRDHSEAEFSHSICPECAEKLYPEYYKKK
- a CDS encoding aminotransferase class I/II-fold pyridoxal phosphate-dependent enzyme, with the protein product MDDFYRISRLPPYGLGIVRDLMIEARRNNEDIIDLGMGNPDMATPKHIVSKLIEAARNVKNHRYSVTKGIYKLRLAIADWYKRKYGVDVDPESEIVVSMGAKEGIGHLVLATISQGEVVFVPDPSYPIHTYSVVIAGGDLRIIPILPKEEFFDRLSMAIKTTWPKPKMLIISFPNNPTTEIVEIDFFEKIVAFANEYDLMILHDLAYADIVFDGYQAPSFLQVEGAKDVGVEFFSLSKSYNMPGWRVGFAVGNKRMISALGRIKSYFDYGVFQPIQIASIIALNEGDEDVQEIVEKYRRRRNVLCDGLTRYGWKVERPKATMFVWAKIPDEFAAMGSLEFSKLLLKEAKVAVSPGIGFGEYGEGYVRFALVENEHRTRQAVQGIKNLLYTSSRK
- a CDS encoding homoserine dehydrogenase, with translation MIGIGIIGLGTVGVGTYKILTEHNSLLKERTGLDIKVVRIADVDLKRDRGIRIDRNILTKDAYEVINDKNVDIVVELMGGITPAYEYVASAIEHKKWVVTANKALLAEKGDEIFGLAEKAGCEIGFEASVCGGIPVIRAIRDGLVGNRIYYILGILNGTSNYILTEMTEKGVSFGNALKDAQKLGFAEQDPTLDIEGIDAAHKLSILVRLAFNCPIKMSDMVTGGISKIEPIDIGFAKEFGYKIKLLALAKEENDLIDARVEPAMIPIGHLMSNVNGVYNAVYIVGDRIGPNLYYGKGAGSDPTGSSVVSDIVDMASRIKEKKSKTLVPKQINKKLKIRKGEDISVPYYMRVTAQDSPGVLSKISGILSEYNISISAVIQKGREERGYVPIVMLTHEAIEKNLKAAKVKIDKLPFIKGESVHIRIEQGPA